The Salmo trutta chromosome 6, fSalTru1.1, whole genome shotgun sequence genome has a window encoding:
- the csrnp1b gene encoding cysteine/serine-rich nuclear protein 1b: MLARAMSGLLKRKFEEVYAEDQCYSSSSSLSSSAYSGWDSEGESCYSDTLDSTPSNPGSPDAHCNTKSILKKAKRERLVRGNVTFDMVTVFLFPRCQGFSSVPSRGGCSLGMTQRHTALRRYSLDEYAVEQRILRREKLLIRLREEKLDALKQKLTKGGTVESEEADCLTVEDIPEDEMDISSCNLDDGSFLHPYPSKRRHALLKAAGVKVDKEEKRQLQQLRVSREDCGCDCQGFCEPETCACSLAGIKCQMDHSSFPCGCTKDGCGNHEGRIEFNSSRVQTHYIHTIMKLELEKRLEETSGPEEEDPGETTPAPGHAHNPLSDLPSIPDRPSSSYFSSELAAVGENSCSSDMTDSSASSGGSDDSEEELGREDDVDENGLRRILSFGDNDYNVNNYAVNDNHCCPEQRLQRQASSATTTTWMLGGFSTAVFPEENDNLEVHRDNRAMAMSQLLDDSGNRGNCLFHHSGCRISNPLSPSIDCPNAPSPSVDGTAASYMDLSLSSESDLEFFDGFCLGPSSLYNSLTEYQHMDNFFHFQLPSYPSSQLQASDPGTCLLESLIGLSESDPEPPATFTDNQLLEEAVRG, encoded by the exons ATGCTAGCTAGAGCCATGAGCGGTCTACTGAAGAGGAAGTTTGAGGAGGTCTATGCTGAGGACCAGTGCTactcctcgtcctcctccctgtcctcctcagcCTACTCCGGATGGGACTCGGAGGGGGAGAGCTGCTACTCAGACACCCTTGACTCAACACCCAGCAACCCTGGCTCTCCAGACGCACATTGCAACA ccaagTCCATCCTGAAGAAGGCTAAGCGTGAACGGCTAGTGCGGGGCAACGTGACCTTTGACATGGTGACAGTGTTTCTCTTCCCGCGGTGCCAGGGCTTCAGCAGCGTGCCCAGTAGAGGGGGCTGTTCCCTGGGCATGACGCAGCGCCACACCGCCCTCCGCAGGTACAGCCTGGATGAGTACGCTGTGGAGCAACGCATCCTCCGTCGGGAGAAACTCCTCATCCGCCTCCGAGAGGAGAAACTAGATGCTCTGAAACAGAAG CTGACTAAGGGAGGCACGGTGGAATCAGAGGAGGCTGACTGCCTCACCGTCGAAGACATCCCAGAGGACGAGATGGACATCAGCAGCTGTAACCTAGACGACGGCTCCTTCCTCCACCCTTACCCCTCCAAGAGGAGACATGCCCTGCTGAAGGCTGCGGGGGTGAAGGTGGATAAGGAGGAGAAGAGGCAGCTCCAGCAGCTGAGAGTGTCCAGGGAGGACTGTGGTTGTGACTGCCAGGGCTTCTGTGAGCCAGAGACCTGCGCCTGCAGCTTGGCAGGCATCAAGTGTCAG aTGGACCACTCGTCATTTCCCTGCGGCTGCACTAAGGATGGCTGCGGTAACCACGAAGGCCGTATAGAGTTCAACTCCAGCCGGGTTCAGACCCACTACATCCACACCATCATGAAGCTAGAGCTGgagaagagactggaggagaCGTCTGGACCAGAGGAAGAGGACCCGGGAGAGACCACCCCGGCCCCGGGCCACGCCCACAACCCCCTGTCCGACCTCCCCTCCATCCCAGAccgcccctcctcctcctacttcAGCTCAGAGCTGGCAGCGGTCGGGGAGAACAGCTGCAGCAGCGACATGACAGACTCCTCTGCTTCCTCGGGGGGGAGTGATGACTCAGAGGAAGAGTTAGGCCGTGAGGACGATGTGGATGAAAACGGACTGAGACGTATCCTCAGCTTCGGCGACAACGACTATAACGTAAACAACTACGCTGTTAATGACAACCACTGTTGCCCCGAGCAACGGCTACAGCGGCAGGCGTCGTCCGCGACGACGACAACCTGGATGTTGGGAGGGTTTAGCACGGCAGTCTTCCCAGAGGAGAATGACAATCTCGAGGTGCACAGAGACAACCGGGCCATGGCCATGTCACAGCTGTTAGATGATAGCGGTAACCGAGGCAACTGTCTGTTCCACCACAGCGGCTGCAGAATCTCTAACCCCCTATCTCCCTCCATAGACTGCCCCAACGCCCCATCTCCCTCTGTAGATGGCACCGCTGCCAGCTACATGGACCTCAGCCTGTCCTCAGAGTCTGACCTGGAGTTCTTTGATGGTTTCTGTCTGGGTCCTTCCTCCCTCTACAACTCCCTAACGGAGTACCAACACATGGACAACTTCTTTCACTTCCAGTTGCCTAGTTACCCCAGCAGCCAATTACAGGCCAGCGACCCCGGGACCTGCCTCCTGGAGTctctgattggtctgtcagaatcTGACCCAGAACCCCCTGCAACGTTCACAGACAATCAGTTGTTGGAAGAAGCCGTCAGGGGTTAA